One Chryseobacterium indoltheticum DNA segment encodes these proteins:
- the polA gene encoding DNA polymerase I: MEATQDKRLFLIDAYAMIFRGYYALIRSPRITSTGIDTSAIFGFTNSLIELIRRERPTHLAVVFDVGQASIRTVDYTEYKANRSETPEAIKIAIPYLHRILNAMHIPHLGVEGYEADDIIGTIACKAEKEGYTTFMVTPDKDFAQLVTDKIKMYKPGLKGGDIEILGVEEVKAKYEIEDPKQVIDYLAMMGDAVDNIPGLDGVGEKTAMKFLKEFGSIENLLANTDKLKGKLKEKVEASAERGILSKKLATIICDAPVEFHQEQYDLETPDFEKVKEVFDEIEFRRLYENLYRAFAPTETVTVKTTVISQDGITVTEVETQVTETPQQKVAKNVGQLDLFATYEELDQATSTKSTITENDHLYQFVDNPKAQKILVQNLLQQKAVCFDTETTSLNELEAELVGMSFSYKKGLAYYIPLSEDQGEVLQTLEIFRPFFEKEDIVKIAHNLKFDYKVLQQYNMTVKGAMFDTMIAHYLLNPDGRHGMDYLSEVYLNYKPVSIETIIGKKGKNQGNFRDADLRTQTDYAAEDADITFQLYELFAPQLKKENLEDLFFNIEMPLMEVLAKMELSGISLDEKWLAQESIDLENDLRQLESKIFEISGEEFNMNSPKQLGEVLFEKMQLDSKAKKTKTGQYATSEDVLQKLSSKHEIIQHILEYRTYQKLKSTYVDALPSQIDKDDNRVHTNFSQTTAATGRLASVNPNLQNIPIRTLRGQQIRGAFVSGEGKKIISADYSQIELRLIAEISGEDNMIKAFQDGEDIHASTAAKLFNIPLEEVSKTQRGQAKTVNFGILYGQGAFALAEQTGLSRSEAKQMIEAYYETYPKLKEYMAEQVKRARDIGYVETILGRKRHLKDINSGNFVVRAHAERNAVNAPIQGSAADVVKVAMIKIQKELEKEKLHTKMLLQVHDELVFESPIDEVEVATNIIKTEMENAIETQVPLLVEVGVGKNWLEAH, translated from the coding sequence ATGGAGGCAACACAAGATAAAAGGCTATTTCTCATCGATGCTTATGCGATGATTTTCAGAGGATATTATGCATTGATCAGAAGTCCGAGAATTACAAGTACAGGAATTGACACATCTGCAATTTTTGGCTTTACCAATTCTTTGATTGAACTGATCAGAAGGGAAAGACCTACCCATTTGGCTGTTGTTTTTGACGTCGGTCAGGCAAGTATAAGAACGGTTGATTATACCGAATATAAAGCCAACCGAAGCGAAACTCCCGAAGCTATAAAAATTGCGATTCCATATCTTCACAGGATTTTAAATGCAATGCATATTCCGCATTTGGGAGTAGAAGGTTACGAAGCCGATGATATCATAGGAACCATTGCTTGCAAGGCTGAAAAAGAAGGGTACACTACTTTTATGGTGACTCCTGACAAAGATTTTGCGCAGTTGGTTACCGATAAAATTAAAATGTATAAACCAGGTCTGAAAGGAGGTGATATTGAGATTTTGGGAGTAGAAGAAGTTAAAGCTAAATATGAAATTGAAGACCCAAAACAGGTGATCGATTACCTGGCAATGATGGGCGATGCAGTAGACAATATCCCTGGATTGGATGGTGTTGGTGAAAAAACAGCGATGAAATTCCTGAAAGAATTCGGAAGCATTGAAAATCTCTTAGCGAATACCGATAAGCTGAAAGGTAAGCTGAAAGAAAAAGTGGAAGCTTCTGCCGAACGTGGAATTTTATCTAAAAAATTAGCAACCATTATTTGTGATGCTCCTGTAGAATTTCATCAGGAACAATATGACCTTGAAACTCCCGATTTTGAAAAGGTAAAAGAAGTTTTTGACGAGATAGAATTCAGAAGATTATACGAAAATCTGTATCGTGCTTTTGCGCCTACAGAAACGGTTACGGTAAAAACTACCGTTATTTCTCAGGATGGTATAACGGTGACAGAAGTTGAAACTCAGGTTACAGAAACTCCACAGCAAAAAGTGGCTAAAAATGTTGGCCAGCTCGATCTTTTCGCAACTTATGAAGAGCTTGATCAGGCAACTTCTACAAAATCTACGATTACAGAAAACGATCATTTATATCAGTTTGTAGACAATCCGAAAGCGCAGAAAATATTAGTTCAAAATCTATTGCAGCAAAAAGCCGTTTGTTTCGACACAGAAACCACATCGTTAAATGAACTGGAAGCAGAATTGGTAGGAATGAGCTTTTCTTACAAGAAGGGTTTAGCATATTATATTCCGCTTTCTGAAGATCAGGGTGAGGTCTTGCAGACGTTAGAAATTTTCAGACCTTTCTTTGAAAAGGAAGATATAGTAAAGATCGCTCATAATCTAAAATTTGATTATAAGGTCTTGCAGCAATATAATATGACGGTAAAAGGAGCAATGTTTGATACCATGATTGCGCATTACCTTCTAAATCCTGACGGAAGACATGGGATGGATTATCTTTCAGAAGTTTATTTAAATTATAAACCTGTTTCCATAGAAACCATTATTGGGAAAAAAGGAAAAAATCAGGGCAATTTCAGAGATGCAGATTTGCGTACGCAGACCGATTATGCAGCAGAAGATGCAGATATTACTTTCCAGTTGTACGAATTATTTGCACCACAATTAAAGAAAGAAAATTTAGAAGACCTTTTCTTCAATATCGAAATGCCTTTGATGGAAGTTTTGGCTAAAATGGAATTGTCCGGAATCTCTTTAGATGAAAAATGGCTGGCTCAGGAAAGTATTGATTTAGAAAATGATTTAAGACAATTAGAATCTAAAATATTTGAAATTTCGGGTGAAGAATTTAATATGAATTCACCGAAGCAATTGGGAGAAGTTTTATTTGAAAAAATGCAGCTCGACTCAAAAGCCAAGAAAACAAAAACCGGACAATACGCAACTTCAGAAGATGTTTTACAGAAATTATCTTCGAAGCACGAGATTATTCAGCATATTTTAGAATACAGAACGTATCAGAAACTGAAATCGACTTATGTGGATGCATTGCCGTCGCAGATTGATAAAGACGATAATCGTGTGCATACCAATTTCTCACAAACTACTGCTGCGACAGGTCGTTTGGCAAGTGTAAATCCGAATTTGCAGAATATTCCGATCCGTACATTAAGAGGTCAGCAAATCCGTGGAGCGTTTGTTTCAGGAGAAGGAAAGAAGATCATTTCTGCCGATTATTCGCAGATCGAATTGCGTCTGATTGCGGAAATTTCCGGTGAAGATAATATGATCAAAGCGTTTCAGGACGGTGAAGATATTCACGCTTCTACGGCGGCAAAATTATTTAATATTCCGTTGGAAGAAGTTTCAAAAACGCAGCGTGGACAGGCGAAAACCGTCAATTTTGGAATTTTATATGGTCAGGGAGCTTTTGCTTTGGCAGAACAAACCGGATTATCGAGATCAGAAGCTAAGCAAATGATAGAGGCGTATTACGAAACCTACCCAAAATTGAAAGAATACATGGCAGAGCAAGTGAAAAGAGCTCGTGACATCGGCTATGTAGAAACCATTTTAGGAAGAAAACGTCACTTGAAAGATATCAATTCGGGAAATTTTGTGGTGCGAGCTCATGCCGAAAGAAATGCAGTTAATGCTCCTATTCAGGGAAGTGCAGCTGATGTTGTGAAAGTGGCAATGATTAAAATTCAAAAAGAATTAGAAAAGGAGAAACTACACACAAAAATGCTTCTTCAGGTACATGACGAATTGGTTTTCGAATCTCCTATCGATGAGGTAGAAGTGGCTACAAATATCATTAAAACAGAAATGGAAAATGCTATAGAAACACAGGTTCCTTTATTAGTTGAGGTTGGAGTAGGAAAGAACTGGCTGGAAGCGCATTAA
- a CDS encoding Fic family protein → MKPPYQITSKILHLISNISQKIGEVNANYLIKNNPQLRKQNQIKTIHSSLSIEGNTLSEDQITSILENKRVLGPEKDIKEVLNALKVYQELDRLKFNIEKDYLKAHKTLMNGLVENPGKYRTKGVGILKGSKVEHIAPPSENIPYLMKELFYYLKDNSELSLIKSCVFHYEMEFIHPFMDGNGRMGRLWQTLILMNEFPVFEFLPFETLISKNQPQYYHALSQSDKEGHSTKFIEYMLEIIDKSLSELLANTIRKLTQNDRISIFLESTEKEFSRKDYMKKFSEISSATASRDLKTALEKGYIEKFGDKNVSIYRKL, encoded by the coding sequence ATGAAACCACCATATCAGATTACTTCTAAAATTTTACATTTAATTTCAAATATTTCTCAAAAAATAGGTGAGGTAAATGCTAATTATTTAATTAAAAACAATCCTCAGTTAAGAAAACAGAACCAAATTAAAACCATTCATTCCTCATTAAGTATTGAGGGAAATACTCTTTCAGAAGATCAAATTACATCAATTTTAGAAAACAAAAGAGTTTTAGGACCTGAAAAAGATATTAAAGAAGTTTTAAATGCTTTGAAAGTTTATCAGGAATTAGATAGATTAAAATTTAATATTGAAAAGGATTACTTAAAAGCTCATAAAACTTTAATGAATGGTCTCGTTGAAAATCCAGGAAAATACAGAACAAAAGGAGTTGGAATTTTAAAAGGTTCGAAAGTAGAACATATCGCTCCACCATCAGAAAATATACCATATTTGATGAAGGAACTTTTTTATTATTTAAAAGATAATTCAGAATTAAGTCTGATAAAAAGTTGTGTGTTTCATTATGAAATGGAATTTATTCATCCCTTTATGGATGGAAATGGCAGAATGGGTAGACTTTGGCAAACGTTAATTTTGATGAATGAATTTCCTGTATTTGAATTCTTGCCTTTTGAAACATTGATTTCTAAAAATCAGCCTCAATATTATCATGCACTTTCTCAGTCTGATAAAGAAGGACACTCCACAAAATTCATAGAATATATGTTAGAAATCATTGATAAATCACTATCAGAGCTTCTAGCCAATACCATTAGAAAACTTACCCAAAATGATCGGATTTCTATTTTCTTAGAAAGTACAGAAAAAGAGTTTTCTAGAAAAGATTACATGAAAAAGTTTTCAGAAATCTCTTCTGCTACTGCAAGTCGTGACTTGAAAACAGCATTGGAAAAAGGATATATTGAAAAATTTGGTGATAAAAATGTAAGCATTTATAGAAAATTGTAA
- a CDS encoding YdeI/OmpD-associated family protein, which translates to MSATFFPTPQDFRNWLKKNHKTEQELLVGFYKVSTKKPSITWSESVDQALCFGWIDGVRRSIDEESYSIRFTPRKPTSIWSVVNIKKIEELSKAGLMQEAGLEAFKLRKEEKSGIYSHEKEPAKLTSEYEKQFKANKEAWEFFEKQAPSYKKVRIHWIMSAKQEKTQISRLEKTISESEKGKRIS; encoded by the coding sequence ATGTCTGCAACCTTCTTTCCAACACCGCAAGATTTCAGAAACTGGCTCAAGAAAAACCATAAAACCGAACAAGAATTATTGGTAGGTTTTTATAAAGTTAGCACCAAAAAACCATCAATTACATGGTCTGAATCTGTAGATCAGGCTTTATGTTTTGGCTGGATTGACGGCGTGAGAAGATCGATTGATGAAGAAAGTTACAGCATCCGTTTTACGCCAAGAAAACCGACAAGTATTTGGAGCGTTGTGAATATTAAAAAAATCGAAGAGCTTTCCAAAGCAGGATTGATGCAGGAAGCAGGTTTAGAAGCGTTCAAACTTAGGAAGGAAGAAAAATCCGGTATTTATTCTCACGAAAAAGAACCTGCAAAACTAACATCAGAATACGAAAAACAGTTTAAAGCAAATAAAGAAGCCTGGGAATTTTTTGAAAAACAAGCTCCATCTTATAAAAAGGTGAGGATACATTGGATTATGAGTGCAAAACAGGAGAAAACACAGATTTCACGATTAGAAAAAACTATTTCGGAAAGTGAAAAGGGAAAAAGAATTTCTTAA
- a CDS encoding immunity 22 family protein, whose translation MDRQILDFWVGNFRTEEDFFQFVEEDENYYIEEESDDTYISKFAESQDTLWFDQDLMEYGFEQSVQHFSEYSFAEQWLPVLYNRINEMNLKFDINSLVFVSQGQIPQPKSVENDEFSLVYLGGIEFEY comes from the coding sequence ATGGATAGACAGATTTTAGATTTTTGGGTAGGAAATTTCAGAACTGAAGAAGATTTTTTCCAGTTTGTAGAGGAAGATGAGAATTACTACATCGAAGAAGAATCTGACGACACTTATATTTCAAAATTTGCGGAGTCACAAGACACCCTTTGGTTTGATCAGGATTTGATGGAATATGGTTTCGAACAAAGCGTGCAGCATTTTTCTGAATATTCTTTTGCCGAGCAGTGGCTTCCGGTTTTATACAACAGAATCAACGAGATGAATCTTAAGTTTGATATCAACTCTCTGGTTTTTGTAAGCCAAGGACAGATTCCGCAACCTAAATCTGTGGAAAATGATGAGTTTTCTTTGGTTTATTTAGGGGGAATTGAGTTTGAGTATTAA
- a CDS encoding prephenate dehydrogenase, protein MKISIIGVGLIGGSIALKLKQKKTADFIYGIDNNTENLDEALALNIINEKADLRTGIQNSDLVIIAIPVDSARKILPEVLDLISDQQTVMDVGSTKSGIVNAVKNHPKRLRFVAFHPMWGTENHGPKSAVAESFSGKAGVICNREESAEDALAIVENVVKSLDMHLIYMNADDHDIHTAYISHISHITSYALANTVLEKEKEEDTIFQLASSGFSSTVRLAKSHPEMWVPIFKQNKENVLDVLNEHISQLRKFKSALEKDNFEYLEELITNANKIRGILDK, encoded by the coding sequence ATGAAAATAAGTATCATTGGTGTAGGATTAATCGGTGGATCAATCGCCTTAAAATTAAAACAGAAAAAAACAGCAGATTTCATTTACGGAATCGACAATAATACCGAAAATCTTGATGAAGCTTTAGCCTTAAATATCATTAATGAAAAAGCAGACTTAAGAACTGGAATTCAAAATTCAGATTTGGTTATCATTGCTATTCCTGTAGATTCGGCGAGAAAAATTCTTCCTGAAGTTTTAGATTTAATTTCGGATCAGCAAACGGTGATGGATGTTGGCTCTACAAAATCAGGAATTGTAAATGCAGTAAAAAACCACCCGAAAAGATTAAGGTTTGTCGCTTTTCACCCAATGTGGGGAACTGAAAACCACGGTCCGAAATCCGCAGTTGCCGAAAGTTTTTCAGGAAAAGCCGGAGTGATATGCAACCGTGAAGAATCGGCAGAAGATGCTTTGGCAATCGTAGAAAATGTCGTAAAGAGTCTCGATATGCATTTAATTTACATGAATGCCGATGATCACGACATTCACACTGCGTATATTTCACATATTTCACATATTACTTCTTACGCTCTAGCCAACACCGTTTTAGAGAAAGAAAAAGAAGAAGACACTATATTTCAATTGGCGAGTTCAGGTTTTTCGAGCACGGTGCGTTTGGCAAAATCGCATCCTGAAATGTGGGTTCCTATTTTTAAACAAAACAAAGAAAATGTGCTTGATGTTTTAAACGAACATATTTCCCAACTCAGAAAATTCAAATCTGCTTTAGAAAAAGATAATTTCGAATATCTGGAAGAATTGATTACCAACGCTAATAAAATCCGCGGAATACTCGATAAATAA
- a CDS encoding DUF2089 family protein yields the protein MKLPIICPSCDHTLNVSQMKCPDCGTNVNGDYELPVFLKLNRDEQDFILNFFLSSGSIKEMAKQAELSYPTMRNKMDDLIKKIDQLKK from the coding sequence ATGAAACTTCCTATAATTTGTCCGAGTTGCGATCACACGCTCAATGTAAGCCAAATGAAATGTCCCGATTGCGGAACCAATGTAAACGGTGATTATGAACTTCCGGTTTTTTTAAAACTCAACAGAGATGAGCAGGATTTTATCTTAAACTTTTTTCTCTCCAGTGGAAGCATCAAGGAAATGGCCAAACAGGCAGAACTTTCTTATCCCACCATGAGAAATAAAATGGATGATCTTATCAAAAAAATTGATCAACTAAAAAAATAA
- a CDS encoding DUF4256 domain-containing protein, with amino-acid sequence MPQKKQLSEKETIELLDILQQRFEKNKSRHENLDWSKVEAKLNLNPSKLWSLHQMEISGGEPDIVDYDEKTDEYIFFDCSSESPKGRRSFCYDREALDSRKEHKPQNDVMTAAKEMGVEILSEEQYRYLQSVGKFDQKTSSWIKTPKEIRELGGALFCDRRYNTVFVYHNGADSYYAARAFRGVLKV; translated from the coding sequence ATGCCACAAAAAAAACAATTATCTGAAAAAGAAACCATAGAACTTCTTGATATCCTGCAACAGCGTTTTGAGAAAAACAAAAGCCGTCATGAAAATCTGGACTGGTCAAAAGTTGAGGCGAAATTAAATTTAAATCCATCAAAATTATGGTCGCTACACCAAATGGAAATTTCTGGCGGAGAACCCGACATTGTCGATTATGATGAAAAAACGGATGAATATATTTTCTTCGATTGTTCTTCAGAAAGTCCAAAAGGCAGAAGAAGCTTTTGCTATGACCGCGAAGCTTTAGATTCCAGAAAAGAACATAAGCCGCAAAATGATGTAATGACTGCTGCCAAAGAAATGGGCGTAGAAATTCTTTCCGAAGAACAATATCGTTATTTACAAAGTGTAGGAAAATTTGACCAGAAAACTTCAAGCTGGATTAAAACTCCGAAAGAAATCAGAGAATTGGGAGGTGCTTTATTCTGTGACCGCCGCTACAATACCGTTTTTGTGTATCACAACGGAGCCGATTCTTATTATGCGGCAAGAGCTTTCAGAGGGGTTTTGAAGGTTTAA
- a CDS encoding M16 family metallopeptidase, whose amino-acid sequence MIDKTYRETHYTDKNNYDYITITNDENKVRIYTLKNGLKIFLAQNFDAPRIQTYIPVRTGSNNDPSDNTGLAHYLEHMMFKGTSRIGTHNWEKEKVLIEKISDLYEEHKTEQNPERKKEIYQKIDEISQEASQYAIANEYDKAISSLGATGTNAHTWFDETVYKNNIPSNELKKWLKVEKERFSEIVLRLFHTELESVYEEFNRAQDNDSRLVNYELMDALFPTHPNGQQTTLGDPEHLKNPSMKAIHKYFDEYYVPNNYAIVLVGDLDFEETVMLVDEYFGKIPYRELPKKDLIIEKPLTGIVERTVKSPTTPRLQIAWRTDSYGTREAMLADITANIMSNRGEAGILDLNINQTQKMLFAQAYSLGLKHYGYFSIVAVPKENQTLSEAKEMMLEQIELLKKGDFPDWMLPAIINDFKLQRLKGLETADGLATNLYDTYIKGKTWQEELGEMDEYASFTKQDIIDFANTFFKDNYVVINKEKGVNDQLLRVDNPGITPIKINREAKSEFLQEILADQTEDVKPEFIDYQKEIKTETVQNKKVSFVENKYNEIAQVYFIFPFGSDHDRDLGISTQILQYLGTERFSSEDLKKEFFKIGISNDFKTSADQLTISLSGLESNLEEGISLLQHWMHDVKPDQEIYNQFVETILENREALKKDKNRIMTALTNYTKLGKNSRFLDIISKEELEQAKVEEFTDRMKKLFGFPYQIFFYGKDFESFKNYIPNYMVNEVFTIPEAKKYPEQETTGKVYFTDYDMVQMEMSKIGRSQNVNPENFGKINVFNEYFGRGLSSIVFQEIRESKSLAYSAYVSYSPNSQLNHPDYITTYIGTQPDKLQIAVDTMSDLMNKLPEVPVQFENAKNSALKQIASARITRTNIFFNTLRLKKLGINYDFRKDIYHQIENLKFSDLREFYQTEIKPIQFNTAIIGKKENLNMDAVNEMGSFEEVSREDIFGY is encoded by the coding sequence ATGATAGACAAAACGTATAGAGAAACACATTATACCGATAAAAACAACTACGATTATATTACCATTACCAACGACGAAAATAAAGTAAGAATTTATACCCTGAAAAATGGTTTGAAGATTTTTCTTGCCCAGAATTTCGACGCTCCAAGAATTCAGACTTATATTCCGGTAAGAACGGGGAGCAACAACGATCCTTCCGATAATACAGGTCTAGCGCATTATTTAGAACACATGATGTTTAAAGGTACATCAAGAATAGGAACCCACAACTGGGAAAAAGAAAAAGTTTTAATAGAAAAAATATCAGACTTATACGAAGAGCATAAAACTGAACAAAATCCTGAAAGGAAAAAAGAAATTTATCAGAAAATTGACGAGATTTCTCAGGAAGCAAGCCAATACGCTATTGCCAATGAATATGACAAGGCGATTTCTTCTTTAGGCGCTACCGGAACCAATGCACATACCTGGTTTGACGAGACCGTTTACAAAAATAATATCCCCAGCAACGAGCTCAAAAAATGGCTGAAAGTAGAGAAAGAACGCTTCTCGGAAATAGTTTTGCGTCTTTTCCATACCGAGCTGGAGTCTGTTTATGAAGAATTCAACCGTGCACAGGATAACGATTCACGTCTGGTAAATTATGAATTGATGGATGCTCTTTTTCCTACGCATCCCAATGGTCAGCAAACGACTTTAGGAGATCCTGAACATCTGAAGAACCCTTCAATGAAGGCTATACATAAGTATTTTGATGAGTATTATGTTCCCAATAATTATGCAATCGTTTTAGTTGGTGATTTAGATTTTGAAGAAACAGTTATGCTGGTTGATGAATATTTTGGTAAAATCCCATACAGAGAATTACCGAAGAAAGATTTAATCATAGAAAAACCACTTACAGGGATTGTTGAAAGAACTGTAAAAAGCCCGACAACACCAAGACTTCAGATAGCCTGGAGAACCGACAGCTACGGAACCAGAGAAGCGATGCTTGCTGATATTACGGCTAATATTATGAGTAATAGGGGAGAAGCGGGAATATTGGATCTAAATATCAATCAGACCCAAAAAATGCTGTTTGCCCAAGCGTATTCTTTAGGCCTAAAACATTATGGTTATTTCTCAATAGTTGCTGTTCCAAAAGAAAATCAGACTTTATCTGAAGCAAAAGAAATGATGCTGGAACAAATTGAATTACTGAAAAAAGGAGATTTCCCAGATTGGATGCTTCCTGCAATCATCAATGATTTTAAACTGCAAAGATTAAAAGGTCTTGAGACCGCAGATGGTCTTGCCACAAATCTCTACGATACGTACATTAAAGGCAAAACCTGGCAGGAAGAGCTTGGCGAAATGGATGAATACGCTTCTTTTACCAAACAAGATATTATTGATTTTGCGAACACGTTTTTTAAAGATAATTATGTGGTTATCAATAAAGAAAAAGGAGTTAATGATCAGCTTTTAAGAGTTGATAATCCGGGAATTACACCGATTAAAATCAATCGCGAAGCAAAATCAGAATTTTTACAGGAAATTTTGGCTGATCAAACAGAAGATGTAAAGCCTGAATTTATTGATTATCAAAAAGAAATTAAAACTGAAACCGTTCAAAATAAAAAAGTAAGTTTCGTTGAAAATAAATATAATGAAATTGCCCAGGTATATTTTATCTTTCCTTTTGGTAGTGACCACGATAGAGATCTGGGGATTTCTACACAGATTTTGCAGTATCTCGGAACAGAAAGATTTTCGTCTGAAGATTTAAAGAAAGAATTCTTTAAAATAGGGATTAGTAATGATTTTAAAACCAGTGCAGATCAGCTTACGATTTCTTTAAGCGGATTGGAATCTAATCTTGAAGAAGGTATTTCGTTATTGCAGCATTGGATGCATGATGTAAAGCCAGACCAGGAAATTTATAATCAGTTTGTGGAAACCATTCTGGAAAACCGTGAAGCGTTGAAAAAAGACAAAAACCGTATCATGACGGCTTTAACGAACTATACGAAGCTTGGGAAAAATTCAAGATTTTTGGATATAATTTCGAAAGAAGAACTTGAGCAGGCAAAAGTGGAAGAATTTACAGATCGAATGAAAAAGCTGTTTGGTTTTCCTTACCAGATTTTCTTCTATGGAAAAGATTTTGAAAGCTTTAAGAATTATATTCCAAATTATATGGTGAATGAAGTCTTTACGATTCCTGAAGCTAAAAAATATCCCGAACAGGAAACAACAGGAAAAGTATATTTCACCGATTATGATATGGTACAGATGGAAATGAGCAAGATTGGAAGAAGCCAGAATGTAAACCCTGAAAACTTTGGGAAAATAAATGTTTTTAATGAATATTTCGGTCGGGGATTATCATCAATTGTCTTCCAGGAAATTCGTGAAAGTAAGAGTTTGGCCTATTCGGCGTATGTTTCTTATTCACCAAATTCACAACTGAATCATCCGGATTATATCACAACATACATCGGAACTCAACCAGACAAATTACAGATTGCGGTGGATACAATGAGCGATTTGATGAATAAACTTCCTGAAGTTCCGGTTCAGTTTGAAAATGCAAAAAATTCTGCATTAAAACAGATTGCTTCTGCCAGAATTACCAGAACCAATATTTTCTTTAATACTTTAAGATTGAAGAAACTGGGAATTAATTATGATTTCAGAAAAGATATTTATCATCAAATTGAAAATCTGAAATTTAGTGATCTTAGAGAATTTTATCAGACCGAGATAAAACCCATACAATTTAACACAGCCATCATTGGAAAAAAAGAAAATCTGAATATGGATGCGGTGAACGAAATGGGAAGTTTCGAAGAAGTAAGCCGGGAAGATATTTTCGGATATTAA
- a CDS encoding YIP1 family protein gives MSWKTIFNPFLKFDEKTLLIAGLVSITAVFSFGYSVGLQTDSLFHFRSIDSEDSLLKIILSTLVVYAISIVIFFVYGKIINKRTRFIDVVNPIFISQFIVILLLLISEIPLIKNAQKQIMASVENQSYEIDTISVVIITIYSFISLAITAYGIAILFNGFKTATNMKDWRHIVIFAVLLLTTMLTMQLL, from the coding sequence ATGAGCTGGAAAACTATTTTTAATCCTTTTTTGAAGTTTGATGAAAAAACTTTGCTTATTGCGGGATTGGTATCAATTACCGCAGTATTTTCATTCGGTTATTCTGTTGGTCTTCAAACAGACAGTTTGTTTCATTTCAGGTCGATAGACTCAGAAGATTCATTATTAAAAATTATATTATCAACATTAGTTGTTTATGCGATAAGTATTGTTATTTTCTTTGTTTATGGAAAAATAATTAATAAAAGAACGCGCTTTATTGATGTCGTAAATCCTATTTTCATTTCCCAATTTATCGTAATTTTATTATTACTCATATCAGAAATACCTTTGATTAAAAATGCGCAGAAACAAATTATGGCTTCTGTAGAAAATCAATCCTATGAAATCGATACGATTTCTGTTGTAATCATTACCATCTATTCTTTCATATCACTTGCAATCACAGCTTATGGAATAGCGATTCTCTTCAATGGTTTTAAAACTGCTACCAATATGAAAGACTGGCGTCATATCGTAATTTTTGCAGTATTACTATTAACAACCATGCTTACAATGCAACTTTTATAA